In a genomic window of Candidatus Binataceae bacterium:
- a CDS encoding patatin-like phospholipase family protein — protein sequence MEKLAALPLLESLDRQVLKATAAEFDWFSLPGGQILFNRGDQDDSLYIVLSGRLGAFLPNDQGGEVLVRQMTAGETVGEMALLSGQPRSATVLALRDTELARLAKPEFTKLVDEHPRALRFITDLLVRRLQQPPRLTPSMEAPKTIAILPIDREVAVAEFTRKLSKTFADLGLKADVVEHHAKDNPVEWFNRLEEDHDIVLYEADFEASAWTRLCLRQADRIVVLAPASRAANGIPPSAELALNNPRRTPIELVLYRDKSADSSHTLAHTRRFTSARHHHLRASEARDFRRIARMISGRAIGLVLSGGGARGMCHVGVIRALHEAGIEIDLFGGASMGSIVAGGAALGWSPPDLRRHMKEAFFDDNPVSDYTLPMIALVRGRKTTSFLRHHFQNHQIEDCIYPFFCVSTNLTTGELYIHRNGPIWRATRASVAIPGVLPPVVLDSHILVDGGVLNNLPIDIMMEMRRGPIIACDVSRNYELKASVDDIDHRPLWQLLGHARKGTPNIVTVLMAAGMISSYQQSRLHRNDVEMLIEPQISDIAMLDWKAFDRIVEAGYRQTIESLEKHKGSLLVS from the coding sequence TGGAAAAGCTCGCCGCGCTGCCGCTGCTCGAGAGCCTCGATCGGCAGGTGCTCAAAGCGACTGCGGCCGAGTTCGACTGGTTCAGCCTGCCGGGCGGGCAGATTCTGTTTAATCGCGGCGACCAGGACGATTCGCTTTATATCGTGCTCTCCGGGCGCCTTGGCGCTTTCCTGCCCAACGACCAAGGCGGCGAGGTCCTGGTCCGGCAGATGACGGCGGGCGAGACGGTCGGCGAGATGGCGCTGCTGTCGGGCCAGCCGCGATCGGCCACCGTGCTGGCGCTGCGTGACACGGAGTTAGCGCGGCTCGCCAAGCCCGAGTTCACGAAGCTCGTCGACGAGCATCCGCGCGCGCTGCGCTTCATCACGGATCTGCTGGTGCGCCGGCTCCAGCAGCCGCCGCGCCTGACGCCCTCGATGGAGGCGCCGAAAACCATCGCGATCCTGCCGATCGATCGCGAGGTGGCGGTCGCCGAGTTCACGCGCAAGTTGAGCAAGACCTTCGCCGATCTCGGCCTCAAGGCTGATGTCGTCGAGCACCACGCCAAGGATAATCCCGTCGAATGGTTCAACCGGCTCGAGGAAGACCACGATATCGTGCTCTACGAGGCCGACTTCGAAGCCTCGGCGTGGACCCGCCTCTGTTTGCGCCAGGCCGACCGGATTGTAGTGCTCGCACCCGCATCGCGCGCAGCCAACGGCATCCCTCCCAGCGCGGAGCTTGCGCTTAATAACCCGCGCCGCACCCCGATTGAACTCGTGCTGTATCGCGATAAATCGGCGGATTCGTCGCACACCCTCGCCCATACTCGGCGCTTCACATCCGCCCGGCATCATCATCTGCGCGCGAGCGAGGCGCGCGACTTCAGACGCATCGCGCGGATGATCTCGGGCCGCGCCATTGGCCTGGTGCTTTCGGGTGGCGGCGCGCGCGGCATGTGTCACGTCGGGGTAATTCGCGCGCTGCACGAGGCGGGAATCGAGATCGATCTATTCGGCGGCGCGAGCATGGGCTCGATCGTCGCCGGAGGCGCGGCGCTCGGCTGGAGTCCGCCCGATCTCCGGCGGCACATGAAGGAAGCCTTCTTCGATGACAACCCGGTCAGCGATTACACCTTGCCGATGATCGCGCTGGTACGCGGCCGCAAAACGACCAGCTTCCTGCGGCACCACTTCCAAAATCACCAGATCGAAGATTGCATCTATCCATTCTTTTGCGTCTCGACCAATCTCACCACCGGCGAACTGTATATCCATCGCAACGGACCTATCTGGCGTGCGACGCGCGCCAGCGTTGCGATTCCTGGCGTGCTGCCGCCAGTGGTCCTGGACAGCCACATCCTGGTCGACGGCGGCGTGCTGAATAACCTGCCGATCGACATTATGATGGAGATGCGCCGCGGACCGATCATCGCCTGCGACGTTTCGCGCAACTACGAGCTGAAGGCCAGCGTCGATGACATCGATCACCGCCCGCTCTGGCAACTGCTCGGCCACGCCCGCAAGGGCACGCCCAACATCGTGACGGTTCTGATGGCGGCCGGGATGATCAGCAGCTACCAGCAATCGCGCTTGCATCGCAATGACGTGGAAATGCTGATTGAGCCGCAAATTTCGGACATCGCGATGCTCGACTGGAAGGCCTTCGACCGCATCGTCGAGGCGGGCTACCGCCAGACCATCGAAAGCCTGGAAAAGCACAAGGGATCGCTGCTCGTTTCCTGA
- a CDS encoding peptidase domain-containing ABC transporter, producing MDLELRRAILEQAAPFALLTRDEQEHLAAQMTECFLSAGETLFERGDAGDAFYVVASGRARVIGRDPAGREISLSVMKRGDHFGEIALIENVPRTATVRAAEDLVLLRLSREDFLSFVSAHPHVRVALERFLRDFSTRDFLRQFTAMAAVPAELLRQVLEQLDERTVEAGAVVVHEGEIPDRFYIVREGMLEVATRDNGNEHIIRAIGPGEFFGEIAFAHNSLRTATVVARTKTNLYTLSREAFAKITAGAPQFRRHLEQVAASYTHHNNHRGAPEHVVDSRPAPAPEEEAESRLSNPQPGWRRFLRAYPFVQQHDETDCGAACLAMISKFYGVPVGVARLRDLANTDQDGASMWSLAQAAETLGFHARGVQLSFEALAEINTPAIILWEGFHYVVLYEAKNGRVVIGDPGIGIRKVEVDEFRRKWSGRALELTPTERLKGTPKIRNSYRRFVEVLRPYRALIAEILAASLLLNVFGLAVPLFTQVIIDRVVGLRAADLLNMLLVGMILIALFQAATNGLRRLLLIHVATHADVRLLGNFLRHVMSLPMRFFDLRRVGDVISRVDENEKIRTAMVGTIPGLVLDVSLALGYLGFLAYYNLKLTIVVASILPIFALLTIAFTPSIRRNRKEWFTKHAEQWSYLIESITGIATVKTMAVEAPVRWKWESLFVDSVIFGRREANLENAYSTGANLLSTLASVLMLWYGARQVLADQMTIGQLVAFTALASNLIQPVIRLSDSWADLQDVRNSVQRLNDIFDASPEESDSRTLLSLAKVEGEIRFENVSFRYAPGQDRPTLANLSFDLKPGEKVAVVGRSGSGKTTLAKLILGLYPPSEGRVFIDGHDLRNLSRRNLRRRIGVVPQDVFLFSGTVRDNIALGDPDTPFERVVAAARIAGAHEFISEMALGYDTKVGERGMSVSGGQRQRIALARALLRDPDILILDEATSALDVESERAIQANLEGACRGRTTIIIAHRLSTVKNADRIMVLDRGAIVEFGTHTSLLEKGSLYAHLVGQQLSL from the coding sequence ATGGATCTCGAGCTACGCCGCGCAATTCTCGAACAGGCCGCCCCCTTTGCCCTGCTGACCAGGGACGAGCAGGAGCATCTGGCGGCCCAGATGACGGAATGCTTTCTGAGCGCGGGCGAGACTCTCTTCGAGCGCGGCGATGCGGGCGATGCCTTCTACGTCGTCGCGTCGGGGCGCGCGCGCGTGATCGGGCGCGATCCGGCAGGGCGCGAAATTTCACTATCTGTCATGAAGCGGGGCGACCATTTCGGCGAGATCGCGCTCATCGAGAACGTGCCGCGCACCGCGACCGTCAGGGCCGCCGAGGATCTCGTGCTGCTGCGGCTGAGCCGCGAGGATTTCCTGAGCTTCGTCAGCGCGCATCCTCACGTTCGCGTCGCGCTCGAGCGCTTCCTGCGCGATTTCAGCACGCGCGATTTTCTCCGCCAGTTCACCGCGATGGCGGCGGTGCCCGCCGAGCTGCTGCGCCAGGTGCTCGAGCAGCTTGACGAGCGAACGGTCGAGGCGGGCGCGGTGGTAGTTCACGAAGGCGAGATTCCCGACCGCTTCTATATCGTGCGCGAGGGGATGCTCGAAGTTGCAACGCGCGACAACGGCAACGAGCACATTATCCGCGCCATCGGTCCTGGCGAATTCTTCGGCGAGATTGCTTTCGCGCACAACTCCCTGCGCACGGCGACCGTGGTCGCGCGCACGAAAACGAATCTGTACACGCTCTCGCGCGAGGCCTTCGCGAAGATCACCGCCGGCGCACCGCAGTTCCGCCGCCATCTCGAGCAGGTCGCCGCGTCGTACACCCATCACAACAACCATCGCGGAGCGCCGGAGCACGTTGTCGATTCCAGGCCCGCTCCCGCTCCCGAAGAAGAGGCGGAGTCGCGGCTCAGCAATCCTCAGCCCGGATGGCGCCGTTTTCTGCGCGCGTATCCGTTCGTCCAGCAGCACGACGAGACCGATTGCGGGGCCGCATGCCTTGCGATGATCTCGAAGTTCTACGGCGTGCCGGTAGGCGTCGCGCGCCTGCGCGACCTCGCCAACACCGATCAGGACGGCGCGTCGATGTGGTCGCTCGCGCAGGCCGCCGAAACGCTGGGCTTTCACGCCCGCGGCGTGCAGCTTTCGTTCGAAGCGCTGGCCGAAATCAACACGCCGGCGATCATACTCTGGGAAGGATTTCACTACGTTGTCCTGTATGAGGCGAAAAACGGCCGCGTCGTGATCGGCGATCCGGGCATCGGCATCCGCAAGGTTGAGGTCGATGAATTCCGCCGCAAGTGGAGCGGGCGCGCGCTCGAGCTGACGCCGACCGAGCGTCTCAAGGGCACCCCGAAAATCCGCAATTCGTACCGCCGCTTCGTCGAGGTCTTGCGCCCGTATCGAGCGCTCATCGCTGAGATCCTTGCCGCGTCGCTGCTGCTCAACGTGTTCGGCCTCGCGGTGCCGCTCTTCACCCAGGTCATCATCGATCGCGTTGTCGGCCTGCGCGCCGCCGATCTGCTGAACATGCTGCTGGTTGGGATGATCCTGATTGCGTTGTTCCAGGCCGCAACTAACGGCCTGCGCCGCCTTTTGCTGATCCACGTCGCGACACACGCCGACGTGAGGTTGCTCGGCAACTTTCTGCGCCACGTGATGAGCCTGCCGATGCGCTTTTTCGATCTGCGCCGCGTTGGCGACGTCATCTCACGCGTCGATGAGAACGAAAAAATCCGCACCGCGATGGTCGGTACGATTCCGGGCCTCGTCCTCGACGTATCGCTCGCGCTCGGTTACCTCGGCTTTCTCGCCTACTACAATCTGAAGCTGACCATCGTCGTCGCGTCGATCCTGCCCATATTCGCGCTGCTCACGATCGCCTTCACGCCGTCGATTCGGCGCAATCGCAAGGAATGGTTCACCAAGCACGCCGAGCAGTGGTCGTATCTCATCGAATCGATCACCGGAATCGCGACCGTGAAGACGATGGCGGTCGAAGCGCCGGTGCGCTGGAAGTGGGAGAGCCTGTTTGTCGATTCTGTTATCTTCGGCCGCCGCGAGGCCAACCTCGAAAATGCTTATTCGACCGGCGCCAACCTGCTGTCCACGCTCGCCTCGGTGCTGATGCTCTGGTACGGGGCGCGGCAGGTGCTGGCCGATCAGATGACAATCGGTCAGCTCGTGGCCTTCACCGCGCTCGCATCGAATCTGATCCAGCCCGTCATTCGCCTCAGCGATTCATGGGCCGACCTTCAGGACGTGCGCAATTCCGTCCAACGCCTCAACGATATCTTCGATGCGTCGCCAGAGGAGTCCGACTCGCGCACGCTGCTTTCGCTGGCCAAGGTCGAAGGCGAGATTCGCTTTGAGAACGTTTCGTTTCGCTACGCGCCGGGCCAGGATCGGCCGACGCTCGCGAACCTGAGCTTCGATCTCAAACCGGGCGAGAAGGTCGCCGTGGTCGGGCGCTCGGGCTCGGGAAAAACCACGCTCGCCAAGCTGATACTCGGGCTCTATCCGCCGTCGGAAGGGCGCGTCTTTATCGACGGCCACGATTTGCGCAATCTCTCGCGGCGCAATCTGCGCCGCCGGATCGGTGTGGTGCCGCAGGATGTCTTTCTGTTCAGCGGCACGGTGCGCGACAATATCGCGCTCGGCGATCCCGACACCCCTTTCGAGCGCGTCGTGGCGGCGGCGCGAATCGCGGGCGCGCACGAGTTCATCAGCGAAATGGCGCTCGGCTACGACACCAAGGTTGGCGAGCGCGGCATGAGCGTGTCGGGCGGCCAGCGCCAGCGTATCGCGCTCGCGCGCGCGCTCCTGCGCGACCCCGATATCCTGATTCTCGACGAGGCGACCAGCGCGCTCGACGTCGAGTCCGAGCGCGCGATTCAGGCCAACCTCGAAGGCGCATGCCGCGGCCGCACCACCATCATCATCGCTCACAGATTGTCAACAGTGAAGAATGCTGACCGCATCATGGTGCTCGACCGCGGCGCGATAGTCGAATTCGGCACGCATACCTCGCTGCTCGAAAAGGGCAGCCTCTACGCGCATCTCGTCGGCCAGCAACTCAGCCTGTAA